TTATTAAGGGTAGAACAGCAGAGTAACATTCTGTGGAATTGTACCTGACagttttcagcagcagcagtaactTAACCACACAGCACTTTTATGTGCACTACTTGGTATACAATTCTAAATACCATAATACTAAGGCTCTAAATTAGTAATAATATTTACTTGAAGACCTATGCAGCTTTTTAAAGGAATATTAATTTTAAAGGTGAAGTATTTATACTGcatacataacataaaacataGAAAGAATACAATGGTTTAAATGCTGGATACAATTCATCACCATTCTTAATCTTATTTGGACCACAATGACTGGATACATTTTATGACCTACATTTAACACAAAagcatggttaaaaaaaaaagaagcacacaAAGTGAGATAAGGTTTTTCCCAATTTTTATTACAATTATCTGTACATCTTGGATTTACTTCAGCTCCTTGACAGCCAGACCTGTAAAAGAAAGACGGCAGGTTAGGAAAGATTCAACTAGAAAATATTTCACGATGTTGGCTGATTTTCTGCTGTAAAAAGTGAGATTTTGTTTTCAGGCAGGTAAAACACAAGGCCTGGTCCAGACGTCAGTCAAATACCTAATTGGCATTTCATATCATGAAACAAAACACTTTCTAGCCCCTGGCAAACCCAAGAGTGGTTTACACACGTAAGGCAGAACTCTGCCCTGCACTTTCTACCTTTAGACCAAGGCTTTGAGTTTACTTTATAAAATACCCCAACCAAATGCTTGGAAAGTTTTcattataaaatattaatgaaaagtttCAACTTGTCCAgttattagaaaaaaagaaactgcaagAAATCTGCATTTCCCACCTCTCTTTCAGCATCTTAATTACTAATATCTATGCCGGGTTTAAGGAGACAGAGTCCATTGAACTGGCAAAAGCTATTATTGGCAGACAGACTGAATGCATGGAACAGAAAATATAATCGCCCTCCAAATATTACATCCAGGCTTTTAGTAATTGCAGCCTTCATTGTTACTGCAACAATGACTGATGTGTAGCTCCATTTATcgttttaaaatcaatttttagCCAAGTTTTTATAATCTTTAGCAAGAAAATTACCAAATACcaagtcaaacttttttttattatttcccccctaattttaaaaagtactgattttttaaatcattagtCCTACATAGTGTTCAGATTTGCTTTTATTATGTAGGACACCCAAAACCACATTGTAACTCCTTAACTGCACTAAGATTTGTTTTCCCCCAATCGgatttttaacattgttttatgaCACCAAGTCACTAATATAATTTGAATCTTTATTGGTAAAACTTGTGCATAACACTAACTTTATTTAATAAGGTACAAATTGTGAAACATTTACTTTGGTTTATTTTCCTGCCCAGTGAGCATAATGAGTTTTCCCCACAATGCCGTCTGCTTTGAATTTTTATCCATGTTCTGAAACTCATTACTAAGGCGGGCATTATGCAAAACCAAGAAAGCAGACCGTCGGTAAATTTCTCCCTTTCTCAGGTCCTGCTGGTATAAAAAGCTCGTTGGGAAAAACTAAATTTGGTctaacacacaaaataaaaagctctCCATATATTTCTGTTAAACTCAAATACCaaaaactttttctttattcttacaGGAATTGGTATGAAGAAAGAAGCGGCGCTTTGCAGCATAACTCCATTATCACTGACCTGGGGGCAGGGACTGTTTGAGCTTCTCTGCCTTCTCCTTGTCTGTGATGACCAGCGTGTACAGGTATCTGCTGCAGCGCACCTTGAACTTAACGTTGTCCTTGTTCTTCTTGATCTTTACGGCTGAGAGGcacaaacaacacattttaattaatattaaagCTAAAACTGCAACAAGGCTTTGTGAACATTTTATCCAAGGTTTCCATTTTCTTTACCAGTGTCACTACATTCCTGGCACTCAGTTAAAAGGTgaaaaccagattttttttaaagaaacacctCTAAGATCTCgatattttaacaataaaactgtaaatgacGCTATCCTGGACCTTTTTAACATACAGTGCAGCCGGAAAGTATTCACAGCACTGCAGTTTTCCCCATATTTAGTTATTAACAGCCTTATTCCAAATGGTattacattaatttattttctcaaaattcaACAAACAACCAATTATGACAATgtgaagtttttaaaaaaaattgttgcaaattagaaaaagaaaagcaatcaCATTTAGGTAATTTTCCTGACCATGACATTCTTGGTCACCTCTCTAAGGGAGAAGGACAACCATCTCTGCAGTGATCCACCAATCAGGCCTGTAAGGTAGAGCAGCCAAAGGAAAGCCACTCCTTATTAAAAGGCACATGGCAGACCAtctgagtttgccaaaaggcacgtgAAGGACTCAAGACCATGAGAAACAAAGTCCTCTGGTCTGATGAGAAAGATTTTACTCTTTAGTGTGAATGCCAGGAGGAAACCATACACTGCTCATCACCAGGCCAGACCATCCCTACaatgaagcatgggggtggcagcatcatgcaacGGGGATGTTCTGCAGCTGCAGGAACTGGCAGAATAGTCAGGATAGAGGGCAAGAAGAATGTAGCAACGTAGAGACATCCTGGATGAAAACCTGCTGAGCGCTCTTGACCTCAGACTGAGGCAATGGCTAATTTTttagcaggacaacgacccaaAGCACACAGCCAAGACCTCAAAGGAGTGGCTTCAGAACCACTCTGTGGAAGGCCTAGAGTGGCCAGGCCCCAATACAGACTTTAATCTGATTGAACATCTCTGGAGACCAGAAGATGGCTCTGCAGACATTTTCCATCCAACCTGGTTGCCAGTTCGAACCCCCCACCCCttctgaccgtctcagtcgtgTCCTaaggcaagacacttcacccaaaaTTGCCTGCTAGTGGTGGTCAGGGGCCCCGGTGGCACCGATGAATGgtagcctcgcctctgtcagtccgCCCCAGGGCAGCAGTGGCtcctaacatagctcaccaccgtcagggtgtgaatgtgtgcgtgaatgactgactatagagtaaagcgctttggggtcattaGACTAGTTAAAGCGTTGTAtaagtacaaaccatttactGCAGAGAAGATCGGCCCAGACTGCCTAAAGATCGCTAAGCTTGTGGCATCATACAAAAATACTTGAGGCTACATTAGCTGCTGAAGGTATTAAGCAAAGGCCGTGAATACTTATGTAAATGCAATTTATTAGTCCATTTGTAATAAATTTGCAACAATCTTTCAAAGAGATTCATTTGACACCAGTTGGACAATGGCTTTAATACCTAAATGTGGAACAGGTGCAGTGCTGTTAATACTTTCCTGATGCACTGTATAttgacaaattaaaatgttgcataCTGATGGACTCCTATGACAAAACAAATTGCAGAAATTGAATGACAgaatgtttaaaagaaatgaaGAGAAGGGTGTGAACTCTTATGCAGCATAATAGTAACTGTATTTAATTCATCTAACATTTTTCTAGTCATAAtcactcaaagcacttttccAGAAGAGCTCCATCACCATTAAACTCAAATA
Above is a genomic segment from Fundulus heteroclitus isolate FHET01 chromosome 10, MU-UCD_Fhet_4.1, whole genome shotgun sequence containing:
- the rpl38 gene encoding 60S ribosomal protein L38 isoform X1 — its product is MPRKIEEIKDFLLTARRKDAKSVKIKKNKDNVKFKVRCSRYLYTLVITDKEKAEKLKQSLPPGLAVKELK